Proteins found in one Flavobacterium channae genomic segment:
- a CDS encoding GxxExxY protein, with translation MNKKYIDDLSFQIIGAAIEVNKNLGAGLLESVYHECMKEELRLRKINFHTEKIVPIIYKGKQLETNLRCDLYIENLIVVELKSTIDMHKVFESQILTYMNLLNAPKGILINFNCKNIFKEGQKTFVNEIYRNLP, from the coding sequence ATGAACAAAAAGTATATTGATGATTTGTCGTTTCAAATAATTGGAGCGGCAATTGAAGTAAATAAAAATTTGGGAGCGGGTTTGTTAGAATCTGTATATCACGAATGTATGAAAGAAGAGTTGCGATTGAGGAAAATAAATTTTCACACAGAGAAAATAGTGCCTATTATATACAAAGGAAAGCAACTTGAAACAAATTTAAGATGTGATTTGTATATAGAAAATCTTATTGTAGTAGAATTGAAATCCACTATAGATATGCATAAAGTTTTTGAGTCTCAAATTCTAACTTATATGAATTTACTTAATGCTCCAAAAGGGATTTTGATAAATTTTAATTGTAAAAATATTTTCAAAGAAGGACAAAAAACATTTGTAAATGAAATCTACAGAAATTTACCATAA
- a CDS encoding ABC transporter ATP-binding protein, giving the protein MISTKKITFSYNKDQLFHMPDLHCDAGSTILITGDSGKGKTTYLHILAGLLKPKTGEIVIDNTDIVSLSEKATDKFRGKHIGVVFQKSHFIGALTVLENLEMASWLATGKKHTKRAKKLLEQLGIENQASKLPSQLSIGQQQRVSIARALMNEPKVLLADEPTSSLDDKNAEKVIELLTSLSKEYKAALLIVTHDNRIKERFINKITLV; this is encoded by the coding sequence ATGATTAGCACCAAAAAAATAACCTTTTCTTACAATAAAGATCAACTGTTTCATATGCCCGATTTGCATTGCGATGCAGGAAGCACTATTTTGATAACAGGTGATTCTGGTAAAGGAAAAACAACTTACTTGCATATTTTAGCAGGTCTATTAAAACCTAAAACAGGAGAAATTGTAATAGATAATACAGATATTGTTTCTTTATCTGAGAAAGCAACCGATAAATTTAGAGGAAAACACATTGGAGTTGTTTTTCAAAAATCACATTTCATTGGCGCTTTAACTGTTTTGGAAAATTTAGAAATGGCAAGTTGGTTGGCTACTGGAAAAAAACATACCAAAAGAGCAAAGAAATTATTAGAACAATTGGGAATCGAGAACCAAGCGTCTAAATTGCCTTCACAATTGAGTATTGGACAACAACAACGTGTTTCAATTGCACGTGCATTAATGAACGAACCAAAAGTTTTATTAGCCGATGAACCTACATCGAGTTTGGATGATAAAAATGCAGAAAAAGTAATTGAGTTGTTAACATCATTGTCTAAAGAATATAAAGCTGCTCTGTTAATTGTAACACATGACAATAGAATTAAAGAGCGATTTATAAATAAAATTACCTTAGTATGA
- a CDS encoding ABC transporter permease → MIAKLAWKNIWFKPLNTILSVILLTSSVAIITTLVLVEKQFEEKFSSNIDGVDLVMGAQGSPLQLILSAVYQVDSPTGNISYDSAKVWMQHPFVQKAIPLAFGDNYRGYKILGTTPDYLDKYGAKISEGKIFEKNFDVVVGSDIAQKLSLKVGDEFFGSHGDAAEGEVHDHFAYKVVGIAKPTGKVVDNLILCTIPSVWQMHGGHEENANPVHGEEGHIHEEGEEHHEETDMTLAEPGMEITAVLLKFRNKMGIVTWPRIIAQNTKMQVASPAIEVNRLFSLFGIGISALQYLAYGIMLISGISIFIALYNTLKERENEFALMRVNGAKRLQLLKVVMIESLLLCIVGFAFGTILGRVGLSLLSNSAEEDFKMSFNPYEFVWEKEGTLFLLTIFVGFIAALIPAVKAYNLNISKTLANA, encoded by the coding sequence ATGATAGCAAAACTAGCTTGGAAAAATATTTGGTTTAAACCATTAAATACCATCTTGAGTGTTATTTTACTAACCTCGAGTGTTGCTATTATTACGACTTTAGTATTGGTGGAAAAGCAATTTGAAGAAAAATTTTCGAGTAATATTGACGGAGTTGATTTGGTAATGGGAGCGCAAGGAAGTCCATTACAGTTGATTTTGTCTGCAGTTTATCAAGTTGATTCACCAACTGGAAATATCAGTTACGATTCGGCAAAGGTTTGGATGCAACATCCGTTTGTTCAGAAAGCGATTCCATTAGCATTTGGAGATAATTATCGTGGTTATAAAATCTTAGGAACAACTCCTGATTATTTAGATAAATACGGAGCTAAAATTTCTGAAGGAAAAATATTCGAAAAGAATTTTGATGTAGTTGTCGGAAGTGATATTGCTCAAAAATTGAGTTTAAAAGTAGGAGATGAGTTCTTTGGATCTCATGGTGATGCGGCTGAAGGAGAAGTTCATGATCATTTTGCTTACAAAGTTGTGGGTATTGCTAAACCAACAGGAAAAGTGGTAGATAATTTGATTTTATGTACAATTCCAAGTGTATGGCAAATGCATGGCGGACATGAAGAAAATGCAAATCCAGTTCATGGTGAAGAAGGTCACATTCATGAAGAAGGTGAGGAGCATCATGAAGAAACAGATATGACTTTAGCAGAACCTGGAATGGAAATTACAGCTGTTTTATTAAAGTTTAGAAACAAAATGGGCATCGTAACTTGGCCAAGAATCATTGCTCAAAATACTAAAATGCAAGTGGCTTCACCTGCAATTGAAGTAAATCGTTTGTTTTCTTTATTTGGAATAGGAATTTCAGCTTTACAATATTTGGCTTACGGAATTATGTTGATTTCTGGAATTTCAATTTTTATTGCATTGTACAATACATTGAAAGAAAGAGAAAATGAATTTGCCTTAATGCGTGTAAATGGCGCTAAAAGATTACAGCTTTTAAAAGTAGTTATGATTGAAAGTTTACTTTTATGTATTGTTGGATTTGCTTTTGGTACGATTTTGGGAAGAGTAGGATTGAGCTTGTTGTCAAATTCAGCGGAAGAAGATTTCAAAATGAGTTTTAATCCGTACGAATTTGTATGGGAAAAAGAAGGAACATTATTTTTACTAACTATATTTGTAGGCTTCATAGCGGCATTAATTCCTGCAGTGAAAGCATACAATTTAAATATTTCAAAAACATTAGCAAATGCGTAA
- a CDS encoding YjjG family noncanonical pyrimidine nucleotidase — MITFKHKKHLFFDLDHTLWDFDKNSGHAFDTIFKNQGFDISLTDFLNIYIPRNQHYWKLYQVNKISHEDLRYYRLKDVFDALQFQVSDEMIHHLSEEYIKYLPEYNHLFDGAIEVLDYLKPKYQLHIITNGFASVQTKKMKNSKIDHYFETITNSELAGVKKPHRNIFDFALSLAKASKEESLMIGDSYEADVIGAQEAGIEAVFFNEQNSKVEKPVFQINHLLELKKIL; from the coding sequence GTGATTACTTTCAAACATAAAAAACATCTCTTTTTCGATTTAGATCACACGCTTTGGGATTTTGATAAAAATTCAGGTCATGCATTTGATACAATTTTTAAAAATCAAGGCTTTGATATTTCGTTAACCGATTTTTTAAATATTTATATTCCAAGAAATCAACATTATTGGAAGTTATATCAAGTAAATAAGATTTCGCATGAAGATTTACGTTATTATCGTTTAAAGGATGTTTTTGATGCATTACAATTTCAAGTTTCAGATGAAATGATACACCATCTTTCGGAAGAATATATCAAGTATCTTCCCGAGTACAATCATTTGTTTGATGGTGCTATTGAAGTTTTAGATTATTTAAAACCAAAATATCAATTGCATATTATTACCAACGGATTTGCTTCAGTTCAAACCAAAAAAATGAAAAATTCCAAAATTGATCATTATTTTGAAACGATTACCAATTCAGAATTAGCTGGAGTTAAAAAACCACATCGAAACATATTTGATTTTGCATTATCTTTGGCAAAAGCATCAAAGGAAGAAAGTTTGATGATTGGCGATAGTTATGAAGCCGATGTTATTGGAGCACAAGAAGCAGGTATTGAAGCTGTGTTTTTTAATGAGCAAAATAGTAAAGTTGAAAAGCCAGTTTTTCAAATAAATCATTTATTAGAATTAAAAAAAATATTATAA
- a CDS encoding replication-associated recombination protein A, with translation MNQPLAERIRPQELSDYISQLHLVGPDGSLTQQIAKGLIPSLILWGPPGTGKTTLAQIMAQESKRPFYQLSAIHSGVKDIREVIDKAKQSSGLFTAKNPILFIDEIHRFSKSQQDSLLAAVEKGWVTLIGATTENPSFEVIPALLSRCQVYVLNAFTKDDLEALLHRAMKTDVELLKKEIHLKETEALLRLSGGDGRKLLNIFELVVNATEGDEIEITNDKVMQLVQKNTILYDKTGEQHYDIVSAFIKSIRGSDPNGAVYWLARMIEGGEDVKFIARRMLILASEDIGNANPTALIMANNTFQAVTTIGYPESRIILSQCAIYLASSAKSNASYMAIGKAQQMVKQTGDLPVPIHLRNAPTKLMKELGYGEEYKYSHDYPNNFAEQEFLPTEISETKFFEPGENAREKELRQFLKNRWKDKYGY, from the coding sequence ATGAATCAACCATTAGCCGAACGCATTCGTCCACAAGAATTATCAGATTACATCAGCCAATTACATCTTGTTGGTCCTGATGGTTCGTTAACGCAACAAATTGCAAAAGGTTTGATTCCAAGTTTGATTTTGTGGGGTCCTCCAGGAACTGGAAAAACAACTTTAGCTCAAATCATGGCGCAAGAAAGTAAGCGCCCATTTTATCAATTAAGCGCTATACATTCTGGAGTAAAAGACATTCGCGAAGTTATCGACAAAGCAAAACAAAGTAGTGGTTTATTTACCGCAAAAAATCCGATTTTATTTATAGATGAGATTCATCGTTTTAGTAAATCACAACAAGATTCGTTATTAGCTGCGGTTGAAAAAGGTTGGGTTACCTTAATTGGTGCAACAACTGAAAATCCGAGCTTTGAAGTTATTCCTGCATTATTGTCAAGATGTCAGGTTTATGTTTTAAATGCGTTTACCAAAGACGATCTGGAAGCGTTATTACATCGCGCTATGAAAACCGATGTGGAACTTCTAAAAAAAGAAATCCATTTAAAAGAAACGGAAGCATTATTACGTCTTTCTGGTGGTGATGGAAGAAAATTATTAAATATTTTCGAATTGGTTGTCAATGCAACTGAAGGAGACGAAATTGAGATTACAAATGATAAAGTAATGCAATTGGTTCAAAAGAATACGATATTGTATGACAAAACTGGTGAACAACATTACGATATAGTTTCAGCTTTCATAAAATCGATTCGTGGTAGCGATCCTAATGGCGCTGTGTATTGGCTAGCACGAATGATTGAAGGTGGTGAAGATGTAAAATTCATTGCTCGAAGAATGCTGATTTTAGCCAGTGAAGATATTGGAAATGCAAATCCTACAGCTTTGATAATGGCAAATAATACTTTTCAAGCCGTAACAACTATTGGTTATCCTGAAAGTCGTATTATTTTGAGCCAATGTGCCATTTATTTGGCTTCGTCAGCCAAAAGCAATGCAAGTTATATGGCTATTGGAAAAGCCCAACAAATGGTAAAACAAACAGGCGATTTACCTGTTCCAATTCATTTACGCAACGCTCCTACCAAATTAATGAAAGAATTGGGTTATGGTGAAGAATATAAATATTCACACGATTATCCTAATAACTTTGCTGAACAAGAATTTTTACCAACCGAAATTTCGGAAACTAAATTCTTTGAACCTGGCGAAAATGCTCGAGAAAAAGAATTACGTCAATTTTTAAAAAATAGATGGAAAGATAAGTATGGATACTAG
- a CDS encoding rhomboid family intramembrane serine protease: MEKHHDNPFQFTKSVIFLPLFFVLSLWLIFWYEMHFNESLSHFGIYPREAFGLKGILFSPFLHGDIEHLANNSLALLILLPILRYFYKEQSFVVLFLGIIFSGLGTWLLGRPSYHIGASGLIYALVSFIFFKGIFTKYYRLVALSFLIVILYGGSVWYMFPNIKEGISWEGHLAGFLVGLALALVLKTPQFSKPIFYEWEKPDFNPELDPFMKNFDEKGNFNPPPKPEDVIREYFTSSMRVVYEFLGGKK, from the coding sequence ATGGAAAAACATCACGATAATCCTTTTCAGTTTACAAAATCGGTAATTTTTTTGCCATTGTTTTTTGTTTTGTCTTTGTGGTTAATCTTTTGGTATGAAATGCATTTTAATGAGAGCTTGTCTCATTTTGGAATTTATCCAAGAGAAGCTTTTGGATTAAAAGGAATTCTATTCAGTCCATTTTTACATGGTGATATTGAACATTTGGCTAATAATTCATTAGCATTATTAATATTATTGCCTATTTTGAGATATTTCTACAAGGAACAGTCGTTTGTAGTATTGTTTTTAGGGATTATTTTTTCAGGATTAGGTACTTGGTTGTTAGGACGGCCTAGTTATCATATTGGCGCAAGTGGACTAATTTATGCATTGGTGAGTTTTATATTCTTTAAAGGAATTTTTACTAAATATTATAGATTAGTTGCCTTGTCTTTTTTGATTGTAATTTTATATGGTGGAAGTGTTTGGTATATGTTTCCGAATATTAAAGAAGGCATTTCGTGGGAAGGACATTTAGCTGGTTTTCTTGTAGGATTGGCTTTAGCTTTAGTCTTAAAAACACCCCAATTTTCAAAACCGATTTTCTACGAGTGGGAAAAACCCGATTTCAATCCAGAACTCGATCCTTTTATGAAAAATTTCGATGAAAAAGGAAATTTCAATCCACCTCCAAAACCAGAAGATGTGATTCGAGAATATTTTACTTCTTCAATGAGAGTAGTTTATGAGTTTTTAGGAGGGAAGAAATAA
- the rlmB gene encoding 23S rRNA (guanosine(2251)-2'-O)-methyltransferase RlmB, with protein sequence MEKDNQIFGIRAIIEAINAKKEIDKVFVQKDAQGDLMQDLMKTMKRNNINFSYVPVEKLNRLTPNNHQGAIATIAPISFVSLETLVEGVIETGKKPLFLILDQLSDARNFGAIIRTAECTGVDGIIIQKQGSAPVNGDTVKTSAGAVFNVPICKVDHIKDAIFYLQGSGIKTVAATEKTEQHIYDINFNEGVAIIMGSEDRGVNPSVLKIVDEKAKLPMFGTIESLNVSVACGAFLYEALRQRM encoded by the coding sequence ATGGAAAAAGACAACCAAATATTCGGGATTAGAGCGATAATTGAAGCTATTAATGCAAAAAAAGAAATCGACAAAGTATTCGTTCAAAAAGATGCTCAAGGAGACTTGATGCAAGATTTGATGAAAACAATGAAAAGAAACAACATCAACTTTTCATACGTTCCTGTCGAAAAACTTAACCGATTAACACCAAATAACCACCAAGGCGCAATAGCAACCATTGCTCCTATTTCTTTTGTTTCACTTGAGACTTTAGTAGAAGGTGTTATTGAAACCGGCAAAAAACCTTTATTCCTAATTTTAGATCAATTGTCTGATGCGCGTAACTTTGGCGCAATCATTAGAACTGCAGAATGTACAGGTGTTGACGGAATCATTATCCAAAAACAAGGTTCTGCTCCTGTAAATGGCGATACAGTTAAAACTTCAGCTGGTGCTGTTTTTAACGTTCCTATTTGTAAAGTAGACCATATTAAAGATGCTATTTTCTATTTACAAGGCTCAGGAATTAAAACCGTAGCTGCAACTGAAAAAACAGAACAGCATATTTACGATATCAACTTCAACGAAGGAGTTGCAATTATTATGGGTAGCGAAGATAGAGGAGTTAACCCTTCTGTGTTGAAAATTGTAGATGAAAAAGCAAAATTACCAATGTTTGGCACAATCGAATCATTAAATGTATCGGTTGCTTGTGGTGCTTTTTTATATGAAGCTTTGAGACAGAGAATGTAA